A region from the Chthoniobacterales bacterium genome encodes:
- a CDS encoding prepilin-type N-terminal cleavage/methylation domain-containing protein: MTHKNHIHRGGFTLVEIMIVVAIIALLASVAVPSFLRARKRSQATAVKNDLRLIDAAVDLYAIETSKATGMQPTGADISKYLKTGTRLQVAAAANAITDQLGNTIAVPTVDSLPKLPTTTNTALSDVANASFWAPYSIN; this comes from the coding sequence ATGACACACAAGAACCACATTCATCGCGGGGGCTTCACCCTCGTCGAGATTATGATCGTGGTGGCCATCATCGCCTTGCTCGCCTCCGTCGCTGTTCCCAGCTTCCTGCGGGCCCGCAAGCGATCCCAGGCCACCGCCGTAAAGAACGACCTCCGCCTCATCGACGCGGCAGTCGATCTCTACGCCATCGAAACCAGCAAAGCCACGGGCATGCAGCCCACCGGCGCGGATATCTCCAAATATCTGAAAACCGGCACCCGGCTCCAAGTCGCTGCCGCTGCCAATGCCATCACGGACCAACTCGGCAACACCATCGCCGTCCCGACCGTGGACTCATTGCCGAAGCTGCCCACCACCACGAACACGGCTCTCTCCGACGTGGCTAACGCCAGCTTCTGGGCCCCGTATTCCATCAACTAA
- the nadB gene encoding L-aspartate oxidase yields MKNYDFVVIGSGVAGLTFARKAAATGRVALITKRTGSESNTAYAQGGVACVTSDEDSFDLHVNDTLVAGAGLCDEVAVRQIVMDGPERIQELIDLGVQFDEGKTGEVDLTQEGGHSRRRILHAADLTGKEIERALIAAVTNHPQIDLLENHMAVDLITTGKLGYATEDRVLGVYVLNEHTGEVETVRSDRIVLATGGCGKVYLYTTNPDIATGDGVAMAWRAGATISNMEFIQFHPTCLFHPEAKSFLISEAVRGEGGILRNEKGVRFMETADPRMELAPRDIVARAIDAEMKRTGAKCVYLDISHQPAEFVMRHFPNIHETCLRFGIDITKQPIPVVPAAHYQCGGVKTDIHGATTLKGLFAIGEVACTGLHGANRLASNSLLEGVVMAKRACDKAATLDYSANHEEYRLPEWRAGNVQDVDELVVIYHNWDEIRRLMWDYVAIVRTDKRLQRAATRLRNLRREIQDFYWNFKLTTDLLELRNLVTVAGLIVDSALSRKESRGLNFNLDYPQTDDLHWKKDTLIRRY; encoded by the coding sequence ATGAAAAATTATGACTTTGTCGTGATCGGCAGCGGAGTGGCAGGACTCACTTTTGCTCGCAAAGCGGCGGCCACGGGCCGGGTGGCCCTGATTACAAAACGCACTGGATCGGAGTCCAACACAGCTTATGCCCAAGGCGGCGTGGCCTGTGTGACGAGCGATGAGGATTCATTCGACTTGCATGTGAATGACACGTTGGTAGCCGGCGCGGGGCTTTGCGACGAGGTTGCAGTGCGCCAAATCGTGATGGACGGCCCGGAGCGAATTCAGGAGTTGATCGATCTCGGCGTGCAATTCGACGAGGGCAAAACGGGCGAGGTCGATCTCACGCAGGAAGGCGGACATTCGCGGCGGCGCATTTTGCACGCCGCGGATCTCACTGGAAAAGAAATCGAGCGCGCCCTCATCGCTGCCGTCACGAATCATCCGCAGATCGATTTGTTGGAGAATCACATGGCCGTGGATCTCATCACCACCGGCAAACTCGGCTACGCAACGGAGGATCGCGTGTTGGGCGTTTACGTGCTCAATGAACACACCGGCGAAGTGGAAACCGTCCGCAGCGACCGGATCGTTCTCGCCACCGGCGGCTGTGGAAAAGTCTATCTTTACACGACGAATCCCGACATCGCGACCGGCGACGGCGTAGCCATGGCCTGGCGCGCCGGGGCGACGATTTCGAATATGGAATTCATCCAGTTCCATCCGACCTGCCTGTTTCACCCGGAGGCAAAATCGTTCCTCATCAGCGAGGCCGTGCGCGGTGAGGGCGGTATTTTGCGCAATGAAAAAGGTGTCCGCTTCATGGAAACAGCCGACCCTCGCATGGAACTCGCCCCGCGCGACATTGTGGCCCGCGCGATCGATGCGGAGATGAAACGCACCGGCGCAAAATGCGTTTACCTCGATATTTCGCATCAACCTGCGGAGTTTGTGATGCGTCATTTTCCGAACATTCACGAGACCTGTCTGCGCTTCGGGATCGACATTACGAAGCAGCCAATCCCGGTGGTGCCGGCAGCGCATTATCAGTGCGGCGGCGTGAAGACGGACATTCACGGCGCGACGACTTTGAAGGGACTCTTCGCCATCGGCGAGGTGGCCTGCACCGGATTGCACGGCGCGAACCGGCTGGCGAGTAATTCGCTGCTGGAGGGAGTCGTCATGGCCAAGCGCGCCTGCGACAAGGCGGCCACGCTCGATTATTCGGCCAATCACGAGGAATACCGCCTGCCCGAATGGCGCGCTGGCAATGTGCAAGACGTGGACGAACTCGTCGTGATCTACCATAACTGGGACGAAATCCGCCGCCTGATGTGGGATTACGTGGCCATTGTGCGGACCGACAAACGCCTCCAGCGTGCTGCAACTCGATTACGAAATTTGCGCCGCGAGATTCAGGATTTTTACTGGAATTTCAAGCTCACCACCGACCTGCTGGAACTGCGCAACCTCGTCACTGTCGCCGGCCTGATTGTCGATAGCGCCCTCAGTCGCAAGGAAAGCCGCGGCCTTAATTTCAATCTCGATTACCCGCAAACGGACGATCTGCATTGGAAAAAAGACACGCTCATCCGGCGATATTGA
- a CDS encoding prepilin-type N-terminal cleavage/methylation domain-containing protein, protein MRNSLRQTMQSGFTLVEVMVAGALFALVGGIAYYIMTAGTVLYAKNYSINSSGGALRAGLDRINAEVSQATDMPQLVTLNGSGGFTTQAIVAGATAGIGPAAGIIFDKYLGGPYIMEGTGAATATTFSMKRSTNPRVIAPIPSADDVVLIDGSDNRSRVSTASGGVISSQLQSISVTLKSGNSSGIAWVAGDKKPATLVRRVAFIIVGNELRYYPTMEGATTYTTSATPYSVLTTDVGTSSGEATPFSIVIKNTEPFLSLSFRVQNRDNNSVLTKKEAKDFNTSMRIDTLLRPRNAQ, encoded by the coding sequence ATGAGAAACTCGCTGCGACAGACCATGCAAAGTGGATTCACCCTCGTGGAGGTGATGGTGGCTGGCGCGCTCTTCGCACTCGTCGGCGGCATCGCCTATTACATCATGACCGCGGGCACGGTGCTCTACGCAAAAAATTATTCCATCAACAGCTCGGGCGGCGCCTTGCGAGCTGGGCTGGACCGGATCAACGCCGAAGTCAGCCAGGCCACCGACATGCCGCAACTCGTGACCCTCAACGGCAGTGGCGGATTCACCACACAGGCGATTGTCGCAGGAGCCACGGCTGGCATCGGGCCAGCAGCTGGCATCATCTTCGATAAATATCTCGGCGGCCCCTACATCATGGAAGGAACGGGTGCCGCCACGGCCACGACTTTCAGCATGAAGCGCTCGACTAATCCGCGGGTGATCGCTCCGATTCCTTCAGCCGACGATGTCGTTTTGATCGATGGCTCGGATAACCGCTCCCGAGTCAGCACCGCGAGCGGCGGAGTCATTTCCAGCCAGTTGCAAAGCATCTCGGTGACGTTGAAATCTGGCAACAGCTCCGGCATTGCCTGGGTCGCCGGCGATAAAAAACCAGCGACGCTGGTTCGGCGCGTCGCCTTTATCATCGTCGGCAACGAGTTGCGTTACTATCCGACGATGGAGGGTGCGACGACCTACACCACGTCCGCCACGCCGTATTCCGTTCTCACGACGGACGTCGGCACCAGCTCGGGCGAGGCGACGCCGTTTTCCATCGTCATCAAAAACACCGAGCCATTTCTCAGTCTGTCGTTCCGGGTGCAGAACCGGGACAACAACAGCGTTTTAACCAAGAAAGAAGCGAAGGATTTCAACACATCCATGCGCATCGACACCCTGCTCCGCCCCCGAAATGCACAATAA
- a CDS encoding PAS domain S-box protein, which produces MPNLSSPTAKLEAQRILGEKSFRQLLNRSSKVLILTLGGPLLMLVALVLLLLHSSDRVEHTNEVILKARESQNLLITLQNGVRGYRAGRDETFLIPYAAARLKVLPQLDELTNLVSDNRPQQDLVREARHTAESWMQLVANYLSKMKRGEADPAPEVLQQGRQLMDQTQDTLEKFIAGEHHLRLRRAERLHAIELALFALLGLSALIGIPTLVFFLQGLLRRANGAYQDSLAAAERRASELQVTLHSIGDAVVATDRRGRVEFLNAAAERLMGWTNADAQGRPLPEVFAIFNEQTGAVAENPVERVLRENVVVGLANHTVLRSRQGIEVPIEDSAAPIRAENGEVLGVILVFHDVTEKKKAARQMQSIHHRGVFLNELGESTRTLLDGEAIMEVTTQALGRYMKTSRCAYAEVNPATDEFVIPNDYTDGCASSRGEYHLTLFGPRAVADMHAGRTLVLHDVDAELSLEDGAEMFNAIGIKALICCPLVKEGKLHAMMAVHQTQPRHWTVDEIGLVEEVVERCWSTIERARAEAESRERAERFRLLSEVVSLQVWMADERGHINYVNQECVDYFGLASADALLGQGWASFLHPEDLDRVTQQWHDSITTGKHYETEFRLRNGSGDYRWFITRAETMHDPKTGPGKWFGTNTDIQDLKLAQGRAEAANLAKDAFLAALSHELRTPLTPVLMTAATLRHDDRLPGEIQEQLEMIERNIALEARLIDDLLDVTSITQGKLQLRTQPCDAHALIRLAVEIVRQDAEAKELTLTCDFQATRNEVDADPARFQQVIWNLLRNSVKFTPRQGQITIQTRDHEDRLQIEVADSGIGIEPGLLDQIFTPFEQGGLTGDHRFGGMGLGLAIARAILAVHHGSIRAQSAGSGQGATFVIDIPATLPTGLQPIIKGHPNGTLPTAALEKTPLRLLLVEDHDSTLLVLTRLLSRDGHQVVPVASATAALAAASQETFDLVISDLGLPDGTGHELMQKLRAQYGLRGIALSGYGMEDDMARSRDAGFILHLIKPVDFTRLRQALASL; this is translated from the coding sequence ATGCCGAACCTTTCTTCGCCCACTGCCAAGCTTGAGGCGCAGCGCATTCTCGGTGAAAAAAGTTTTCGCCAGCTACTGAATCGCTCCAGCAAGGTGCTGATCCTCACTCTCGGCGGGCCGCTGCTCATGCTGGTGGCACTGGTGTTGCTCCTGCTCCATTCGTCCGACCGGGTGGAGCACACCAACGAGGTCATCCTGAAGGCTCGTGAATCCCAGAATCTCCTCATCACCCTGCAAAATGGAGTCCGCGGCTACCGAGCTGGGCGCGATGAAACATTTCTCATCCCCTACGCCGCGGCGCGTCTGAAAGTGCTGCCGCAACTTGATGAATTAACCAATCTGGTCTCGGACAATCGGCCGCAGCAGGACCTCGTCCGGGAGGCGCGCCACACGGCGGAGAGTTGGATGCAACTCGTGGCCAACTACCTTTCCAAGATGAAGCGCGGCGAGGCGGACCCAGCCCCGGAGGTGCTGCAGCAGGGACGGCAGTTGATGGATCAAACGCAGGACACGCTGGAGAAATTCATCGCCGGGGAACATCATCTCCGGCTGCGGCGTGCTGAAAGGTTGCACGCCATCGAGCTGGCCCTCTTTGCCCTCCTCGGTCTGTCCGCATTGATAGGAATCCCGACGCTGGTCTTTTTCCTGCAAGGCCTCCTGCGCCGGGCCAATGGTGCCTACCAGGACAGCTTAGCGGCGGCGGAACGGCGGGCGAGCGAGTTGCAAGTCACTCTGCACTCCATCGGCGACGCGGTGGTGGCGACAGACCGGCGCGGGCGAGTGGAGTTTCTGAATGCCGCCGCTGAGAGATTGATGGGCTGGACGAATGCCGACGCCCAGGGCCGTCCGCTGCCGGAGGTCTTCGCTATTTTCAACGAGCAGACCGGAGCCGTGGCGGAGAATCCCGTGGAGCGCGTCCTTCGCGAGAACGTCGTGGTGGGCCTGGCGAATCACACGGTGCTGCGCTCGCGCCAAGGCATCGAAGTGCCGATCGAGGATTCCGCCGCGCCGATCCGGGCGGAGAATGGCGAGGTTCTCGGAGTGATCCTTGTTTTTCACGATGTCACGGAGAAGAAAAAGGCCGCGCGCCAGATGCAATCGATCCATCACCGGGGTGTTTTTCTGAACGAACTGGGAGAGTCCACGCGGACGCTGCTCGATGGCGAGGCCATTATGGAAGTGACCACGCAGGCGCTCGGTCGTTACATGAAAACGTCGCGCTGCGCCTACGCCGAGGTGAATCCAGCGACGGATGAATTCGTCATTCCGAACGATTACACCGACGGCTGCGCCAGTTCGCGGGGCGAGTACCATTTGACTCTGTTTGGTCCGCGCGCCGTGGCGGATATGCACGCGGGCCGCACGCTGGTCTTGCACGATGTCGATGCGGAACTCTCCCTCGAGGATGGAGCGGAGATGTTCAATGCCATCGGGATCAAGGCCCTGATTTGCTGTCCCCTGGTGAAGGAGGGCAAGCTGCACGCGATGATGGCTGTGCATCAGACGCAGCCGCGCCATTGGACCGTGGACGAAATCGGACTCGTCGAGGAAGTCGTGGAGCGCTGCTGGTCCACGATCGAGCGCGCCCGGGCCGAGGCCGAGTCGCGGGAGCGCGCCGAGCGTTTCCGGCTGCTCTCCGAGGTGGTTTCGCTTCAGGTCTGGATGGCCGATGAACGTGGGCACATCAATTATGTGAACCAGGAATGCGTCGATTATTTCGGCCTCGCCTCTGCGGACGCACTCCTCGGCCAAGGCTGGGCGAGTTTCCTTCACCCCGAAGACCTCGACCGCGTGACCCAGCAATGGCACGACTCGATCACCACCGGTAAACACTACGAGACGGAGTTCCGCCTGCGTAATGGAAGTGGCGATTATCGCTGGTTCATCACCCGGGCGGAGACGATGCACGACCCCAAAACGGGGCCGGGCAAATGGTTTGGCACGAACACCGATATTCAGGATTTGAAGCTCGCGCAGGGCAGGGCCGAGGCGGCGAATCTCGCGAAAGACGCCTTTCTCGCCGCGCTTTCCCATGAGCTTCGAACTCCGCTCACGCCGGTGCTGATGACCGCTGCCACGCTCCGCCACGACGACCGTCTCCCTGGCGAGATCCAGGAGCAGCTTGAAATGATCGAGCGCAACATCGCCCTGGAAGCCCGGCTGATCGACGATTTGCTCGACGTCACGAGCATCACCCAGGGCAAGCTCCAACTCCGCACACAGCCTTGCGACGCGCACGCCCTCATCCGGCTCGCCGTGGAGATCGTCCGGCAAGACGCCGAGGCCAAGGAACTCACACTGACCTGCGACTTCCAGGCGACTCGCAACGAAGTCGATGCCGACCCGGCGCGTTTCCAGCAAGTCATCTGGAACCTGCTGCGCAACTCCGTGAAATTCACTCCGCGCCAGGGCCAGATTACGATCCAGACGCGCGATCACGAAGACCGGTTGCAAATCGAGGTCGCCGACTCCGGCATTGGCATCGAACCCGGATTGCTGGATCAGATTTTCACCCCGTTCGAGCAGGGCGGGCTCACCGGCGACCATCGTTTCGGCGGCATGGGACTCGGACTCGCCATCGCCCGCGCCATTCTGGCGGTGCATCACGGCAGCATTCGCGCCCAAAGCGCCGGCTCGGGTCAGGGCGCGACCTTCGTCATCGACATTCCTGCGACTCTACCGACCGGTCTCCAGCCTATTATAAAAGGACACCCCAACGGCACCCTGCCCACCGCCGCTCTCGAGAAAACTCCGCTCCGGCTCCTGCTCGTCGAGGACCACGATTCGACTTTGCTTGTTCTCACAAGACTGCTTTCCCGCGACGGGCATCAAGTCGTCCCGGTCGCCTCCGCCACTGCCGCATTGGCCGCCGCGAGTCAGGAAACATTCGACCTCGTCATCTCCGATCTCGGCCTGCCCGACGGCACGGGTCACGAGCTGATGCAAAAGCTTCGGGCGCAATACGGCCTGCGCGGCATCGCTCTCAGCGGCTACGGCATGGAAGACGACATGGCCCGTTCCCGCGACGCCGGTTTCATTCTGCACCTGATCAAACCCGTGGATTTCACCCGTCTCCGGCAGGCGCTGGCCTCGCTCTGA
- the glpX gene encoding class II fructose-bisphosphatase, whose product MSTFHDPERTIEFEFVRATENAALNALRWIGRGEKEEADQAACDAIYGVFDLVNICGEVVIGEGIKDDAPGIFLGDKLGTWREGAPHFDIALDPVDGTTNISKGMANSISVIAAAEVPEGQKAMMNIPSYYAHKLAYGRDVAEAIRKFNVAADWLDQPLSETLAFIGRILGKRVSDLVVQVLDRPRNETFIQQVREAGATLRMISDGDITAAVAPALVDSGIDLYVGIGGSPEGVLTATALRALGGDIQMRMWFRDHDEREALRGTLSDNDLTRIYTADDMVHGDSAIFCATGITDSPLLPGVKMIGHTAITHSILMRARSQTVRYIRAVHNLQRKTIHLRSDRADHKI is encoded by the coding sequence ATGTCCACCTTTCACGATCCAGAACGCACCATCGAATTCGAGTTTGTCCGAGCCACGGAAAATGCCGCGCTCAATGCGTTGCGCTGGATCGGGAGAGGCGAAAAAGAAGAGGCGGATCAGGCGGCGTGCGATGCGATTTATGGTGTGTTCGATCTGGTGAACATCTGCGGCGAAGTCGTCATCGGCGAGGGGATCAAGGACGATGCGCCGGGGATTTTCCTGGGAGATAAACTAGGAACTTGGCGGGAGGGCGCGCCGCATTTTGACATAGCGCTCGATCCGGTGGATGGCACCACTAACATCTCGAAAGGAATGGCGAATTCCATCTCTGTCATTGCTGCGGCAGAGGTTCCCGAAGGCCAGAAAGCGATGATGAATATCCCGAGCTATTACGCGCACAAGCTGGCCTATGGACGCGACGTGGCGGAGGCGATCCGGAAATTTAATGTCGCCGCAGACTGGCTCGACCAGCCGCTCTCGGAGACGCTCGCCTTCATTGGTCGCATCTTGGGAAAACGTGTCTCGGATCTCGTTGTGCAGGTTTTGGATCGTCCGAGAAATGAGACGTTTATCCAGCAGGTGCGCGAGGCGGGTGCGACGTTGCGGATGATTTCCGATGGAGACATTACGGCGGCAGTCGCGCCGGCGTTGGTCGATAGCGGCATCGATCTGTATGTCGGAATTGGCGGCTCGCCAGAAGGAGTGCTAACCGCGACGGCGTTGCGCGCACTGGGTGGCGACATTCAGATGCGGATGTGGTTTCGCGATCACGATGAACGCGAGGCGTTGCGCGGGACGCTTTCTGATAACGATCTAACTCGTATCTACACGGCCGATGACATGGTTCACGGCGACAGCGCCATTTTTTGCGCCACGGGAATCACGGACAGTCCGCTCCTGCCTGGCGTAAAAATGATCGGGCACACAGCGATCACGCATTCGATCCTGATGCGAGCTCGCAGCCAGACGGTGCGGTACATTCGTGCCGTACACAATTTACAGCGGAAAACGATTCATCTCCGCAGCGACCGCGCCGATCACAAAATCTAG
- a CDS encoding arsenate reductase ArsC gives MEKILFVCIHNSARSQMAEALLNHYCGTQMRAESAGLEPGVLNPLAVAAMADMGIDISQKQPQGVLELFQAGRYYSHVITVCDETSAERCPIFPGIAQRLHWGFPDPSSFTGTWEERLEKTISVREMIAGKIAEWCATKCEKGITPPAGV, from the coding sequence ATGGAAAAGATTCTTTTTGTCTGCATTCATAATAGCGCCCGCAGTCAGATGGCGGAGGCGTTGTTGAATCATTATTGCGGCACTCAGATGCGGGCGGAGAGTGCCGGTCTGGAGCCGGGCGTGCTGAATCCGCTGGCGGTCGCGGCGATGGCCGACATGGGGATCGATATTTCCCAGAAGCAGCCGCAGGGGGTCCTGGAGCTCTTTCAAGCGGGGCGATATTACTCGCACGTGATCACGGTGTGCGATGAGACGAGTGCGGAGCGGTGCCCGATATTTCCAGGGATAGCCCAGAGATTGCACTGGGGATTTCCCGATCCTTCGTCTTTTACCGGCACTTGGGAGGAGCGTCTGGAGAAGACGATCTCGGTGCGGGAGATGATCGCAGGGAAGATCGCGGAATGGTGCGCGACGAAGTGCGAAAAGGGGATAACGCCCCCGGCAGGGGTCTAG
- a CDS encoding PEP-CTERM sorting domain-containing protein (PEP-CTERM proteins occur, often in large numbers, in the proteomes of bacteria that also encode an exosortase, a predicted intramembrane cysteine proteinase. The presence of a PEP-CTERM domain at a protein's C-terminus predicts cleavage within the sorting domain, followed by covalent anchoring to some some component of the (usually Gram-negative) cell surface. Many PEP-CTERM proteins exhibit an unusual sequence composition that includes large numbers of potential glycosylation sites. Expression of one such protein has been shown restore the ability of a bacterium to form floc, a type of biofilm.), with the protein MKTLSTPVLCLRSLAWAGLASAIIANSPAAITTYISKFDQQAIEEAYTSGTTFLTDDFGTKAGNRGVFTSFTGSTTGITYTGTGSPQIQANDQYGGNGTGNYLGVASGAVVTATFAAPVEYFGLYISALDGNNVIKLYNGSTLLLTFNASSLTTLLPNNPTSTVRAIDNTLYNTDQYYGQPVTGSNASEPYAYVSFFATAGTKITSAVLSESVAIFETDNYSIRTTAPAVATSLVLVPEPGTTSLMILSGTALAWMLSRRRTA; encoded by the coding sequence TTGAAGACCCTATCCACCCCAGTCCTCTGCCTGCGTAGCCTCGCCTGGGCGGGCCTAGCCTCAGCAATCATTGCAAACTCACCTGCGGCGATCACGACGTATATTTCCAAGTTTGACCAGCAGGCCATCGAGGAGGCTTACACCAGCGGGACGACCTTTTTGACGGATGACTTTGGCACCAAGGCCGGCAATCGCGGAGTTTTTACCAGTTTCACCGGCTCGACAACGGGCATCACTTACACGGGCACCGGCTCGCCGCAGATTCAGGCGAATGACCAATACGGCGGCAATGGCACGGGAAACTATCTCGGAGTTGCGTCGGGGGCGGTGGTGACGGCGACTTTCGCGGCACCGGTGGAGTATTTCGGCCTCTACATTTCGGCTCTGGACGGCAACAACGTGATCAAGCTCTACAATGGCTCTACGCTGTTGCTGACCTTCAATGCGAGTTCGCTGACGACATTGCTGCCCAACAATCCCACGAGCACGGTGCGGGCGATCGACAATACGCTCTACAACACGGATCAGTATTATGGCCAGCCGGTGACCGGCTCGAATGCCAGCGAGCCGTATGCGTATGTCAGCTTCTTCGCCACAGCGGGAACGAAGATCACGAGCGCGGTGCTGAGCGAATCCGTGGCGATCTTCGAGACGGATAATTACAGCATTCGCACGACCGCGCCCGCTGTGGCGACGAGTCTGGTGCTCGTGCCCGAGCCGGGCACGACTTCGCTAATGATCCTCTCTGGCACTGCGCTGGCCTGGATGCTGAGCCGGCGGCGGACGGCCTGA
- a CDS encoding prepilin-type N-terminal cleavage/methylation domain-containing protein, whose amino-acid sequence MIQALYAKLRGLRTKRIPVASARFPKKNAGFTIIEVAVAVTLLALFGMAGIDALLTLNRDAGSLRVMSAAREVVQRNMEMAMTVPFDSSNIPAILAVNTGTGWNETSDVSLGSAPIALITARDGTVLVTGTLKRTVALFSGSTYNANTRRITFTLDYSINGKSKPSYTLTSIRSPDI is encoded by the coding sequence ATGATCCAAGCACTCTACGCGAAACTCCGGGGGCTGCGCACGAAACGCATCCCTGTTGCTTCGGCCCGTTTTCCCAAAAAAAACGCCGGCTTCACGATTATCGAAGTCGCTGTGGCTGTGACATTGCTGGCGCTCTTTGGCATGGCTGGGATCGACGCTTTGCTGACGCTCAATCGCGATGCTGGTTCGCTGCGCGTCATGTCAGCGGCCCGCGAAGTCGTCCAGCGCAACATGGAAATGGCGATGACGGTGCCGTTCGATTCGTCGAACATTCCCGCGATTTTGGCCGTCAACACCGGCACCGGCTGGAACGAGACGTCCGATGTCTCGCTCGGTTCCGCCCCGATCGCCCTCATCACCGCCCGCGATGGCACGGTGCTCGTTACGGGCACGCTCAAGCGCACGGTGGCACTCTTCTCCGGCTCGACTTACAACGCCAACACGCGCCGCATCACGTTCACACTGGATTACTCGATCAATGGCAAGTCCAAGCCGAGTTACACCCTGACCTCGATCCGGTCGCCTGACATATGA